In a genomic window of Helianthus annuus cultivar XRQ/B chromosome 10, HanXRQr2.0-SUNRISE, whole genome shotgun sequence:
- the LOC110881729 gene encoding pyruvate decarboxylase 3 — protein MLRCGQNSIIFLINNGGYTIEVEIHDGPYNVIKNWNYTGLVDAVRNGEGKCWTTKVVCEEDLIEATKTATGAKKDCFCFIEVMAHKDYTSKELLE, from the exons ATGCTGCGATGTGGGCAGAACTCCATCATCTTCTTGATAAACAATGGTGGCTACACCATTGAAGTTGAAATCCATGATGGGCCTTACAATGTGATCAAGAATTGGAACTACACTGGATTGGTTGATGCGGTCCGCAATGGAGAGGGCAAGTGTTGGACTACAAAG GTGGTTTGTGAAGAAGATCTGATTGAAGCAACAAAGACCGCAACCGGAGCTAAAAAGGATTGTTTTTGCTTTATTGAAGTGATGGCTCACAAAGATTATACAAGCAAAGAATTGCTCGAGTAG